ggtccagttctgatgctcacgtgcccattgtaggtgctttcgggagtggacaggggtcagcatgggcactgtgactggtctgtggctacacagccccatacacagtgAGCTGtgatgtactgtgtgttctgacacgtTTCTATCATGGCCAggattaactttttcagcaatttgtgctacagtagctcttctgtgggatcggatcagccgggctagccttcgccggttcaccggttctCCTTCTTTGGactacttttggtaggtactaaccacagtataccgggaacaccccataagacctgctgttttggagatgctctgacccagtcgtctagctaTCACAATTAGGCCCTTGTCAGAGTTGATCAGAactttacgcttgcccatttttcctgcttccaacacatcacctCTGAGAACTGATTGTTCGATTGCTGCCTAATAGACCCTACCCCTtgcaggtgccattgtaacgacataatcagtgttatttacttcacctgtcagtggttttaatgtttaatggctgattggtgtatattaGTGTATCAGTAGTTAGTTACTCTTTAATAGGCTactttgatattttattatattaaatataattgacAATTATCATGACTGACATTAATCTTAACACCTCATTACTTTTGCATAAACAAGCCTGAAGTGCAAGTCCAGTCCCTTCGGTTCAGTGGGCTGATGGACTGAAATTTACTCCTAATTAACACTTACTGATACCTTTTAGCAGATATTACAGTTTTAAGACCACTTCAATtcatccctttttttcttttattcagtcAAGCATTGGCAAATGGCATTTatgtcaataaataataatttcacaaaattttttgttttacaatttatttaaactttataaTAGTTCACAACATGCAATATACAAATTTACAGTGACCCACTCAAGCTCCTCCatatattagtatttatatctatttacaTATTGTACAAAGCTGTAAGAAGCAATCTGTCATTTCAGCTGGGTTCCAGTCCAGATTTTACAGGATACCACACACCATTCATTAGTGCTATTGATTTTGCAGTAAAGTAGCAAAACCTCATGAAACCAACCCTAAAAGGTTTTCATAATCAGCAAGCCACATTCTTTCTTTGGCAGATATCTGTTTTTCAGCTACTTCCTACATCTGAATTGGAGttctttaaatacacaatatatacagatTTATGATCTCAGTGGCAACCACAGCTTCCTGCCACCATGTCATCGTACTGCTTTAGAACTACATTCTCATCATCATCGAAGTACAGGAGGTTGATGGAGAAGAGCTTGTCGGGCACACAACATGGTGTCTCTATGCCTTTGGTAAGCTTGAGTGCGTTGATGATGGACTGCACAGTGGCGTGGTTTGTGGGTCTCATGTTTTGGCCCAGAGGAAAGGGACAGGACCCTTTACAGTGGTATGCATTGTAGCCACGGGGAGATACGATCCACCCAGACCAGCCAATCTCCTCAAAGTCGACGTACAGTGGCAGTCTTTGGCACGGCTTCCTATCTGGGTCTTCGTCATAGTCAAGGGAGCGAGCACTACGATGCCCAGGCCCTGGGAGAGTCAGGCTGGGCAGAAGGAGCTTGGGGCCAGCTAGTGAATCATCAGAACCTGGAGAAGATAAAGAGTTCAGATTAGAGGAACCTGTCTGAACATCAAGATACTTTCCCCTGCTGAAGAGGAGGACACTGACACAACCATAATTTTGTTCTCTACCTTTCAGAGCACCCTCTGGAGAGGTGACACGTCTGCCATCGTCAGTAAAGAGGACCAGCATGGGCTGCTTGCTGTGATGGTGGCTCTGCCCTGAGGCAAACCGCACAGTCCTCATGTCCAGCTGAACACCTGCCAGAGTCCGCACGGTCACCAGGAGACCCAGGTTACTGTGCTCATCCATCATCCATGTGCGGACC
The genomic region above belongs to Pangasianodon hypophthalmus isolate fPanHyp1 chromosome 21, fPanHyp1.pri, whole genome shotgun sequence and contains:
- the admp gene encoding anti-dorsalizing morphogenic protein, coding for MVSAVFVFFFLLVSIASLGNSRPSPDYSENRFPVENESVEVRSAAIKRLLEVFGMEDPPASLSRGHKQPPQYMLDLYNTVADVDGVTKDPTLLEGNTVRSFFDKLHSHQVEFMFNLSTVARNEKVLTAELHLFKLRPQASLTFNRYHFCQVNVYQLLDNTKMNVSQGRKLVSSRLIPIHSNGWEVFTITQAVRTWMMDEHSNLGLLVTVRTLAGVQLDMRTVRFASGQSHHHSKQPMLVLFTDDGRRVTSPEGALKGSDDSLAGPKLLLPSLTLPGPGHRSARSLDYDEDPDRKPCQRLPLYVDFEEIGWSGWIVSPRGYNAYHCKGSCPFPLGQNMRPTNHATVQSIINALKLTKGIETPCCVPDKLFSINLLYFDDDENVVLKQYDDMVAGSCGCH